TATCGCCCATGCGCCAGAAATTGTCGGAGGTCGGGATGCGCACGATGCGCTCGTCCGGCAGGCCGGCGATCTTGCGCCAGAGGCCGTGTGCCTCGTCATCCTCGGAAAAGACGGTGACGGTTAGCCGCTCCTGCGGCAGGCCGAACTCCCTCGTCACCAGGTTCCAAGCAAGCTCGATCGCCACATCCTTGAAATAGTCGCCGAAGGAGAAATTCCCCAGCATCTCGAAGAAGGTGTGGTGCCGGGCGGTATAGCCCACATTGTCGAGGTCGTTGTGCTTGCCGCCGGCGCGCACGCTCTTCTGCGCCGTGGTCGCGCGGGTATAGGGCCGCTTCTCCACCCCGGTGAACACGTTCTTGAACTGCACCATCCCTGAATTGGTGAACATCAGGGTCGGGTCGTTGCGCGGCACCAGCGGGCTCGAGGCGACCACTTCGTGACCGTTCCTGCGGAAGTAGTCCAGGAAGCGTGAGCGGATTTCGTTGACGCCGGTCATTGAGATGGTCCTGTGGTTTCGCCCGCCCGAGGGCGCGTTCATCGATCAGTGAATAGATGGGAACGAACCGGGAGCAGCGCGACCCGCCCCCGGCCAATACATCAGCCGCAATCAGCTTGCGGCCAGAATATTCGGCTTGGCGGCGCGCCGGGCAAGTAGCTTGTTCAGAGCACCCACATAGGCGCGGGCTGCGGCCACCATGGTGTCCGTGTCGGTGCCGCGTCCGGTGAACGACCGGCCGTCCTCCTCGAGGCGCACGCTCACATCCGCCTGGGCATCGGTGCCTTCGGTCACCGCCTTCACCTGGAACAGCTGCAGATTGGCCTCGTGCGGCACCGCGCCCTTGATGGCATTGAAGGTGGCATCGACCGGCCCGTCGCCGGTCGCTTCCTTGGTGATGTGCTTGCCTTCCATGCTCAGGGTGATGGTCGCCTTCTGCGGCCCGCCCGTGCCGGCGATCACCGTCAGGGCCTCCACGCGGATATATTCCTGCGAGCGCGAGACCTGATCGTCGATCAAGGCCTCGATATCCTCGTCATAGACGTGCTTCTTCTTGTCGGCCAAGGCCTTGAAGCGCTCGAACGCATCCTGGAATGCATTGTCGGACAGTTGATAGCCCAGCTCTTCCAGCTTCTTCCTGAAGGCATGGCGGCCGGAATGCTTGCCCATCACCAGGGACGACGACTTGAGCCCCACATCCTCCGGGCGCATGATCTCGTAGGTCGAGGCGTCCTTCAGCATGCCGTCCTGATGGATGCCGCTCTCATGGGCGAAGGCATTCTTGCCGACGATTGCCTTGTTGAACTGCACGGGGAAGGAAGTTGCCGCCGCCACCAGCTTGGAGGCCCGGGTCAGCATGGTCGCGTCGATATTGGTCGCATAAGGCAGCACGTCGGCGCGCACCTTCATCGCCATCACCACCTCTTCCAGCGCCGCGTTGCCGGCGCGTTCGCCGATGCCGTTGATGGTGCACTCGATCTGCCGCGCACCGCCCTGCAGCCCGGCCAGCGAATTGGCCACCGCAAGCCCCAAGTCATTGTGGCAATGCACGGAGAAAATGGCTTTGTCCGCATTGGGCACGCGCTCGCGCACCGCCTTGAACATGGCGCAATATTCTTCCGGCGTGGCATAACCGACCGTATCCGGCAGATTGATGGTGGTGGCGCCCGCCTTGATCGCCGCTTCGACGCAACGGGCGAGGAAATCGATCGGCGTGCGGGTCGCATCCATGCCGGACCATTCCACATCATCGACCAGGTTGCGTGCCTGGGTCACGGTCGCTACCACGATCTCCAGCACCTCTTCCTGGCTCTTGCGCATCTGGTGCTGCAGATGAATGGGCGAGGTGGAGACGAAGGTATGGATGCGGGGCCGCTTGGCGTGGCGTACCGCCTCGCCCGCACGGGCGATATCGGCGGGGATCGCCCGGGCAAGTCCCGCGATCACCGCACGCTTGGCTTGGCGGGCGATCTCCGACACAGCCTTGAAGTCGCCCTCAGAGGCGATGGGAAAGCCCGCCTCGATCACATCCACGCCCATCTGGTCGAGCAGATCGGCAACCTCCAGCTTCTCCTCGAAGGTCATGGTTGCGCCGGGCGACTGCTCGCCGTCGCGCAAGGTCGTATCGAAAATGATGACTCGGTCTTTGTCGCTCTGCGCCGCTACGCCTGCGCCTTGCGTCCGGGAATCCACGGTCATGGGACGTTTCCTGAAGCTTGGGACCCGACTGTCGGCGGGTCATGGAAATTCGGGGTTCGGCATCTTCATCCCCTGAATACCCGCCTCGCAGTCGAAGCTGTCGGCACTCAGGGGCTGCTAAGGAGGAGGGCGGCAAGCGCAAGGGCGGCAGCCGAAGCTGCGGCCAGGGCGGCCAGAGCCGATGCAGCAAGAGCCAAGGCAGACGCGGTGGAGCGCCAACGGTCGGCAGCAGTGCCGATCGTCTCACTCCATCCGTAGCTGGTGGTCACACCAGACATTCCCGTCACATGCCTCGCTTGGCGCTGCCCGCTGTTTGGAGATCAGACGCCGATTCGCGCAATCTTCACCGCGTGCAGCCCGGAATGGATGCACGGAGCCGCCATTTAAACCGATTTCGCCGATGCATGCAACGGCCGATCCAGCCCATGGACGCGAGGGGTCGGCCGGCAGCTTACTCCACCGTGACCGACTTCGCGAGGTTGCGCGGCTGGTCTACGTCGGTGCCGCGCAGCACCGCTGCGTGATAGGCCAGGAGTTGCACAGGGATCGCATAAAGCAGCGGATTGATGAAGGGATTGGCCTGCGGCACGGTCAGCGTATCGAAAGCGGAATGCCCGTTGCGCCGATGCCCGTCCGCATCGGTGATGAGCACGATGCGTCCGCCCCGTGCGGCCACCTCTTCCATGTTGGACACGGTTTTGTCGAACAGCTCGTCATGGGGGGCGATGACGATGACCGGCACCTGCTCATCGATGAGCGCAATGGGGCCATGCTTCAGCTCGCCGGCCGCATAGCCTTCCGCGTGGATATAGGAGATTTCCTTAAGCTTCAGTGCCCCTTCGAGGGCGATGGGATAATTGATGCCCCGCCCCAGGAACAGCACGTCGCGCGCGGTGACGATATGCTTGGCGCTCTCCTCGATCGCCCCCTCGTCCTTGAGGATCTCGGCCACGTGGCGCGGCACCTCGACCAGCGCCTGCACCAGTTCCTGCTCCTGCTCGGCACTCAGCACCTCGCGCGCCCGGCCGGCGGCAATGGCAAGGCACGCCAGCACGGTGAGCTGGCAGGTGAAGGCCTTGGTGGAGGCAACGCCGATTTCCGGCCCGGCATAGGTGGGCAGCACATAGCCTGCCTCGCGGGCGATGGTTGATTCCGGCACGTTGACCACGGCCACGGTCTGTTGGCCCTGCTGGATGCAATAGCGCAGAGCCGCCAGGGTGTCCGCCGTCTCTCCCGACTGGGAAATGACGATGGCCAACCCGCCCTTAGGCATAGGCGCCTCGCGATAGCGGAATTCCGAGGCGATATCCACCTCGACCGGCAGCCGCGCGAACCGCTCGAACCAGTATTTGGCCACCAGGCCGGCATAGTAGGCGGTGCCGCAAGCGGTGATGGTCACCCGGTCGAGCTTGGCGAAGTCCACCTCGAAGCTCCTCGGGAACGTGGTGCGGAGCTCCGCGAGATTCACATATTCGGCCAGGGTATGGCCGATCACCTCCGGCTGCTCGGCAATCTCCTTCGACATGAAATGGCGGTGATTGCCCTTGTCTACCAAGAGGCGCGAGCTCTGGCTAACGCGGATGTCGCGGGTGACCCCTGCCCCGTGCTGATCGAAGATCTGGGCCTGATCGCGGGTGAGCACCACCCAGTCGCCATCCTCGAGGAAAGCCACCCGGTTGGTGAATGGAGCCAGCGCGATGGCGTCCGACCCCAGGAACATCTCCCCCTCGCCATAGCCGACCGCCAACGGACTGCCGCGCCGGGCGCCGATCATCAGGTCGTGCTCGCCGGCGAACAGGATGACGAAGGCGAAGGCGCCGCGCAGGCGCTGCAGGGTCTCGAACACCGCCTCGGCCGGCTTGCGCCCTTTGGCAAGCGCTCGCTCGATCATGTGGGCCACGACCTCGGTGTCGGTCTGGCTTTGGAACTCGGCCCCCTCCCGCGCCAGCTCTTCCCTGAGTTCGCGGAAGTTCTCGATGATGCCGTTATGCACGATGGCAACACGACCCACCACATGGGGATGCGCGTTGTCCTCGGTCGGCGCCCCATGGGTCGCCCAGCGGGTATGCCCCATGCCGGTGGTGCCGAACAGAGGAGCGGCCGAGACCTTGGCTTCCAGGTTGCGCAGCTTGCCCTCGGCGCGCCGCCGTTCGATCTTCCCGTCTTCCAGCACCGCGATGCCGGCCGAATCATAGCCGCGGTATTCCAGGCGCTTGAGCGAATCGACCAGCATCCGGTCGACGGGCTCATTGCCCAATATTCCAACGATCCCGCACATGCCTTATGCCCTCAATCCGCCTGGCCGCCCGCTTTGACGAGCGTGTCCCCGGCTGGCCGGCCCTCGCCCGCCTCGCCGGCGGCGCCATTGGCGGATTTCGCCTTGGCCGCCGCCTTCTCGGCCCTGAATCGGGTGGCCCAGCCCGGTTTCACCACCTGAACGCCGCGCGCCAGAGCGAGCGCACCGGCCTCGACGTCCCGCGTCACCACGCTGCCGGACCCCACATAAGCCCCATCCGCAATGGTGACCGGCGCGACCAACGCCGAGTTGGAGCCAATGAAGGCCCCGGCGCCGATATCGGTCATGTGCTTGTCGAACCCGTCATAATTGCAGGTGATGGTGCCCGCCCCGATATTGGCATTTTCCCCGACGCGTGCATCGCCCACATAGCTCAGGTGGTTAATTTTTGCTCGCTCGCCCACGCGGGCGTTCTTGGTTTCGACGAAATTGCCGACCTTCGCCTTGGGCCCGAGCCGGGTCCCCGGACGAAGCCTGGCGAACGGCCCCACGTGGCAACCAGCCCCCACATGGGTCCCTTCCAGATGCGAGAAGGCATGGATCACGGCACCACTCTCCACCGTGACGCCCGGGCCGAAGACCACATTGGGCTCGATGAGCACGTCGGCGGCAAGCTGGGTGTCGAACGTCAGGAACACCGTTTCCGGTGCCTG
Above is a window of Rhodoligotrophos defluvii DNA encoding:
- a CDS encoding 2-isopropylmalate synthase, whose amino-acid sequence is MTVDSRTQGAGVAAQSDKDRVIIFDTTLRDGEQSPGATMTFEEKLEVADLLDQMGVDVIEAGFPIASEGDFKAVSEIARQAKRAVIAGLARAIPADIARAGEAVRHAKRPRIHTFVSTSPIHLQHQMRKSQEEVLEIVVATVTQARNLVDDVEWSGMDATRTPIDFLARCVEAAIKAGATTINLPDTVGYATPEEYCAMFKAVRERVPNADKAIFSVHCHNDLGLAVANSLAGLQGGARQIECTINGIGERAGNAALEEVVMAMKVRADVLPYATNIDATMLTRASKLVAAATSFPVQFNKAIVGKNAFAHESGIHQDGMLKDASTYEIMRPEDVGLKSSSLVMGKHSGRHAFRKKLEELGYQLSDNAFQDAFERFKALADKKKHVYDEDIEALIDDQVSRSQEYIRVEALTVIAGTGGPQKATITLSMEGKHITKEATGDGPVDATFNAIKGAVPHEANLQLFQVKAVTEGTDAQADVSVRLEEDGRSFTGRGTDTDTMVAAARAYVGALNKLLARRAAKPNILAAS
- the glmS gene encoding glutamine--fructose-6-phosphate transaminase (isomerizing), whose translation is MCGIVGILGNEPVDRMLVDSLKRLEYRGYDSAGIAVLEDGKIERRRAEGKLRNLEAKVSAAPLFGTTGMGHTRWATHGAPTEDNAHPHVVGRVAIVHNGIIENFRELREELAREGAEFQSQTDTEVVAHMIERALAKGRKPAEAVFETLQRLRGAFAFVILFAGEHDLMIGARRGSPLAVGYGEGEMFLGSDAIALAPFTNRVAFLEDGDWVVLTRDQAQIFDQHGAGVTRDIRVSQSSRLLVDKGNHRHFMSKEIAEQPEVIGHTLAEYVNLAELRTTFPRSFEVDFAKLDRVTITACGTAYYAGLVAKYWFERFARLPVEVDIASEFRYREAPMPKGGLAIVISQSGETADTLAALRYCIQQGQQTVAVVNVPESTIAREAGYVLPTYAGPEIGVASTKAFTCQLTVLACLAIAAGRAREVLSAEQEQELVQALVEVPRHVAEILKDEGAIEESAKHIVTARDVLFLGRGINYPIALEGALKLKEISYIHAEGYAAGELKHGPIALIDEQVPVIVIAPHDELFDKTVSNMEEVAARGGRIVLITDADGHRRNGHSAFDTLTVPQANPFINPLLYAIPVQLLAYHAAVLRGTDVDQPRNLAKSVTVE